Proteins from one Mesoplodon densirostris isolate mMesDen1 chromosome 1, mMesDen1 primary haplotype, whole genome shotgun sequence genomic window:
- the SOWAHB gene encoding ankyrin repeat domain-containing protein SOWAHB: MARELSQEALLDFLCQAGGRVTNAALLSHFRSFLRDPDTPPSQQQRRRELFKGFVNSVAAVRQDPDGTKYVVLKRRYRDLLGEEGLQRPRDPPAAAAPAGGAAPSFPLLARSGEPPQPPPHQPRRRRREKELEEEPAGTADPAAEAGCNGLPASGAREAARRGSRRRGSSGHRAPVPAAAQDGTRCAAAETQGRRCWECLQNGLGGLPGEPLLGSLPDPPTATASAWEKPAPAPPAQDDRGAPRPQPEGAPAEPPPVSAAPRSLPTTVEAAGSGASPPALLSCPTLAGEPPELVTPGSLHYSTLQKQQQRTREWVARHPQIPEARDQGPIRAWSILPDNFPQLPSEPGFWVPVSKPAPPDLPPPPHSLFPAVSESWPGKSPLAVFRSIRCQLSLQDLEDFVDQESHGSEESSSGPKESPGGSEEGLYLAPGAPDGRRLRNPAGAPSPKEGSPSRSLQGLRNREDGHPSQPVPIGAGGLAGHPQPLPWPVPKLRRSLRRSSRAERAKLSSSDEECLEEDLLKRSRRPPRSRKPSKVGAMSSPRVDAALTPKPADNKATVVECGHPHSSWAPGGERPAALIPPRSSEHKSSLVPLDAREHEWIVKLASGSWIQVLTLFWEDPQLALHKDFLTGYTALHWIAKHGDLRALQDLVSGAQKAGIALDVNVKSSCGYTPLHLAAIHGHQGIIKLLVQRLASRVNVRDSSGKKPWQYLTSNTSGEVWQLLEAPRGKPIFSTYPLVRSSSPTRKAKSREISRNVTRKASFAALLKSQHSKWKSANQYEKFPSLREREEYSD; this comes from the coding sequence ATGGCCCGAGAGTTGAGCCAGGAGGCACTACTGGACTTTCTGTGCCAGGCCGGGGGCCGAGTGACCAACGCCGCCTTGCTGAGCCACTTCAGGAGCTTCCTCCGAGACCCCGATACGCCCCCCAGCCAGCAGCAGCGCCGCCGCGAGCTTTTCAAGGGCTTCGTCAACTCGGTGGCCGCAGTGCGCCAGGACCCCGACGGCACCAAGTACGTGGTGCTCAAGAGGAGGTACAGGGACcttttgggggaggaggggctgcagcGACCCAGAGACCCGCCCGCGGCCGCCGCCCCTGCAGGGGGAGCTGCGCCCAGCTTCCCGCTCCTCGCGCGCAGTGGGGAGCCGCCGCAGCCTCCGCCGCACCaaccccggcggcggcggcgcgagAAGGAGCTAGAGGAGGAGCCAGCAGGTACCGCAGACCCGGCCGCCGAAGCAGGTTGCAATGGACTCCCCGCCAGCGGGGCCCGGGAGGCGGCCCGGAGAGGCAGCCGGCGGAGGGGCAGCTCTGGCCACAGGGCGCCGGTGCCTGCGGCCGCCCAGGACGGAACGAGGTGTGCGGCGGCCGAGACGCAGGGCCGCCGCTGCTGGGAATGCCTCCAGAACGGCCTGGGGGGACTCCCGGGCGAGCCGCTGCTCGGCTCACTCCCCGACCCCCCCACCGCCACCGCCAGCGCCTGGGAGAAGCCGGCGCCGGCCCCGCCTGCCCAGGACGACCGCGGGGCTCCCAGGCCGCAGCCGGAAGGTGCGCCCGCGGAGCCCCCGCCGGTGTCCGCCGCACCCCGCTCTCTTCCCACAACCGTCGAGGCTGCTGGGAGCGGGGCTTCCCCACCTgctctcctgtcctgccccactcTCGCCGGAGAGCCGCCCGAGCTGGTGaccccgggctccctgcattatTCGACcctgcagaagcagcagcagcgcACTCGAGAGTGGGTGGCCAGACACCCCCAGATACCCGAGGCCCGAGACCAGGGTCCCATCCGAGCCTGGTCGATACTGCCAGACAACTTCCCCCAGCTGCCCTCGGAGCCGGGCTTCTGGGTCCCGGTATCTAAGCCAGCACCACcggacctccctcctccccctcattCTCTCTTTCCCGCTGTTTCGGAATCCTGGCCCGGGAAGTCACCGCTGGCAGTCTTTCGTAGCATTCGTTGTCAGCTCTCCCTACAAGATCTGGAGGACTTTGTGGACCAGGAGAGCCACGGCAGTGAGGAGAGCAGCAGTGGACCCAAAGAGTCCCCTGGGGGTTCTGAAGAAGGGCTGTACCTTGCCCCGGGAGCCCCAGATGGGAGAAGGCTCAGGAATCCAGCTGGGGCCCCTTCTCCAAAGGAGGGCAGCCCCAGCAGGAGCCTTCAGGGCCTCAGGAACAGAGAGGATGGTCACCCTTCTCAGCCCGTCCCAATAGGAGCTGGTGGCCTTGCAGGCCACCCTCAGCCTTTGCCCTGGCCTGTCCCCAAATTAAGGAGATCCCTAAGGAGGAGTTCTAGGGCAGAGAGAGCCAAATTGTCCTCCTCTGATGAGGAGTGCCTCGAGGAGGATTTGCTGAAAAGGAGCCGGCGCCCTCCCCGGTCCAGGAAACCCTCGAAGGTGGGAGCAATGTCCAGCCCGAGGGTGGATGCCGCTTTGACACCAAAACCTGCAGACAATAAGGCTACTGTTGTTGAGTGtggtcatccacacagctcatgGGCCCCTGGAGGGGAGAGGCCTGCAGCCTTGATCCCCCCCAGATCTTCCGAGCACAAGTCATCCTTGGTCCCTcttgatgccagggagcatgaaTGGATTGTGAAGCTTGCCAGTGGCTCTTGGATTCAGGTGTTGACTTTGTTCTGGGAGGACCCCCAGCTGGCTTTGCACAAAGACTTTTTGACTGGGTACACTGCCTTGCACTGGATAGCCAAACACGGTGACCTCAGGGCCCTTCAGGACTTGGTCTCAGGCGCACAGAAAGCAGGGATTGCTCTTGATGTAAATGTGAAATCCAGTTGTGGGTATACCCCGCTGCACCTTGCAGCCATTCATGGCCACCAGGGGATCATCAAATTGCTAGTGCAAAGGTTGGCATCTCGTGTGAACGTCCGGGACAGCAGTGGGAAGAAGCCTTGGCAGTATCTGACCAGTAATACCTCTGGGGAAGTATGGCAGCTACTGGAAGCCCCACGGGGCAAGCCCATTTTTTCCACCTATCCCTTGGTTCGAAGCTCTTCCCCCACCAGGAAGGCCAAGAGCCGGGAAATATCTAGAAATGTCACTCGAAAGGCTTCCTTTGCCGCACTGCTGAAAAGTCAGCACAGCAAATGGAAGTCAGCCAACCAGTATGAGAAATTCCCCAGTCTAAGGGAAAGAGAAGAGTATAGTGACTGA